DNA from Micromonospora nigra:
TTGCCGTGCCGGCCGGCGAGCTTGTCGCCGTCCTGGATCTTCCGCTTCTGGGCGACGTAGACCCGGACCAGCTCGTTGACACCCGGCGGCAGTTCGTCGCCGTCCTCGCGGGAGAAGGTCCGCACACCGATGACCGTGCCGGTCTCGCCGTGCGGCACCTTCAGGGAGGTGTCCCGGACCTCACGCGCCTTCTCGCCGAAGATCGCCCGGAGCAGCCGCTCCTCCGGGGTCAGCTCGGTCTCACCCTTGGGCGTGACCTTGCCGACCAGGATGTCGCCGGGGACGACCTCGGCACCGATCCGGATGATCCCGCGCTCGTCGAGGTCGGCGAGCATCTCCTCACTGACGTTCGGGATGTCGCGGGTGATCTCCTCCGGGCCGAGCTTCGTGTCCCGCGCGTCGACCTCGTGCTCCTCGATGTGGATCGAGGTGAGCACGTCCTGCTGCACGAGGCGCTGCGACAGGATGATCGCATCCTCGTAGTTGTGACCCTCCCAGCACATGAACGCCACGAGCAGGTTGCGCCCGAGCGCCATCTCGCCCTCGTCGGTGCACGGACCGTCAGCGATGACCTGGCCGGCCTCGACGCGGTCGCCCTCGAAGACCACCGGCTTCTGGTTGACACAGGAGCCGGAGTTGGAGCGACGGAACTTGTGCAACAGGTACGTCCGACGGTGGCCGTCGTCCTGGTGGATGGTGACGTAGTCGGCGCAGAGGTCCTCGATCACACCACCGGCCTCGGCGACGACCACGTCGCCGGCGTCCACGGCCGCGCGGTACTCCATGCCCGTGCCGACCAGCGGTGCCTCGGCCTTGACCAGCGGCACTGCCTGGCGCTGCATGTTGGCGCCCATCAACGCCCGGTTGGCGTCGTCGTGCTCGAGGAACGGGATCATCGCGGTCCCGACGGAGACCATCTGCCGCGGCGAGATGTCCATGTAGTCCACGGCAGCCGGCGGTACGTCCTCGGTCTCGCCGCCCTTACGCCGGCACAGCACCCGCTCCTCGGCGAACGAGCCGTCCGCCGTCAGAGGCGCGTTGGCCTGGGCCTTGACGAACCGGTCCTCATCGTCAGCGGTCAGGTAGTCGACCTGGTCGGTGACCCGACCGTCGACGACCTTGCGGTACGGCGTCTCGATGAAGCCGAACGGGTTGACCCTGGCGAACGTCGACAGGTTGCCGATCAGACCGATGTTCGGGCCTTCGGGCGTCTCGATCGGGCACATCCGGCCGTAGTGGGACGGGTGCACGTCGCGGACCTCGAAGCCAGCCCGCTCGCGGGACAGACCACCCGGGCCGAGCGCGTTCAGCCGCCGCCGGTGGGTGAGCCCCGCCAGCGGGTTGGTCTGATCCATGAACTGGGACAGCTGCGAGGTACCGAAGAACTCCTTGATCGCCGCCACCACCGGACGGATGTTGATCAGAGTCTGCGGCGTGATCGCTTCGACGTCCTGCGTGGTCATCCGCTCCCGGACGACCCGCTCCATCCGGGACAGGCCGACCCGGACCTGGTTCTGGATGAGCTCACCCACGGTACGGATCCGGCGGTTGCCGAAGTGGTCGATGTCGTCGGCCTCGTAGCCCTCCTCACCGGCGTGCAGCCGGCACAGGTATTCCACGGTGGCGACGATGTCGTCCTCGGTGAGCGTGCCGGTGGTGATCGGCAGGTTCAGCCCGAGCTTCTTGTTGAACTTGTAGCGCCCGACTCTGGCGACGTCGTACCTCTTCGGGTTGAAGAAGAGGTTGTCGAGCAGGGTCTGGGCGTTCTCGCGGGTCGGCGGCTCGCCAGGGCGCAGCTTGCGGTAGATGTCGAGCAGCGCCTCGTCCTGGCTGGCGATGTGGTCCTTCTCGAGCGTGGTCATCATCAGCTCGGACCAGCCGAACTTCTCGCGGATCCGCTCGGCCGACCAGCCGATCGCCTTGAGAACGACCGTGACGGCCTGACGGCGCTTGCGGTCGATCCGGACACCGACGGTGTCGCGCTTGTCGATGTCGAACTCCAGCCAGGCACCCCGGCTCGGGATCACCTTGACGCTGGAGATGTCGCGGTCGGAGGTCTTGTCCGGCTGCTTGTCGAAGTACACACCCGACGAGCGGACGAGCTGGCTGGTGACGACGCGCTCGGTGCCGTTGATGATGAAGGTGCCCTTCGGCGTCATCATCGGGAAGTCACCCATGAACACCGTCTGGCTCTTGATCTCGCCGGTGGTGTTGTTGGTGAACTCCGCGGTCACGAACAGCGGCGCGCAGTAGGTCAGATCCTTCTCCTTGCACTCCTCGATCGAGGCCTTGACCTCGTCGAAGCGCGGGGCCGAGAAGGAGAGCGACATGGTGCCGGAGAAGTCCTCAATGGGACTGATCTCGTCGAGGATCTCCGCGAGACCCGAGCGTGCGTGCGGGTCGTCCGCCGACCGGCCCTGCCAAGCCTCGTTGCCGACGAGCCAGTCGAAGGACTCGTTCTGAATGGCGAGGAGGTTGGGGACCTCGAGGTGTTCGGTGATCCGGCCGAAGGAAACTCGGCGGGGAGCGAATGCGCTCGACGTACGACTGGTCTTCGCAGGGCGGGAAGCTGCCAAGATGCGTCCTTCCGAGGACCGGTGCTGCAGAACGGCTGGTACGCGTGCACTCCAATGACCCACCAGGAATATCCACAAACGGACATTTCCGAGCAGGGGTCAAGTCGGAAGGCAGCGCAAACTAGCAGTGTAGCCGAGAGGCTAACCGCTGTCCAGCCCACCCCGCAGGTCGTTGCGGAACATGCCTCGGGACCCTGGATCCGGGTCTCACCGGGCCGCTCGGAACGCAACGTTTCCCACCGGGCCGCTCGGGGTGCCGCGGCGTTGGTGCTGCCGCTGCCTTACCCGCGCGGTGGCCGTTGCAAGCGCGGAAAGTCTTGCTGATGTCAGCGTGCCTGGGAGGCTGGTGTCACGTCAAGAGTCTCCTCCCGGGTCGCCGCCGTCTTTCCCACCGACAGGCGACCGCACAGCGCCGACCCGCACTCGCAACGGAGCGTCGACACCCTGCTCACGCATGCTGTAACGGTCCACCAACACGGCGGGCGGCGATCCGATCCCGGATCGCCGCCCGCCGCGACGCGCTGTGTGCCCCGGCTCACGTCAGCCGGACAGGCGCCTGATCGAGCTCAGTCACTTGAGGGTGACCTTGGCGCCCTCGCCCTCGAGCTTGGCCTTGGCCTTCTCCGCGGTCTCCTTGTTGACCTTCTCCAGGATGGCCTTCGGCGCGGACTCGACCGCGTCCTTGGCCTCCTTGAGGCCCAGGCCGGTCAGCTCACGCACGACCTTGATGACCTGGATCTTCTTGCCACCGTCGGCGTCGAGGATGACGTCGAACTCGTCCTTCTCCGGCTCGGCCTCGGCGGCGGCACCGCCGCCGGCCGGGCCCGCCATCATCATCGCGGCCGGCGCGGCGGCGGTGACCTCGAAGGTCTCCTCGAACTGCTTCACGAACTCGGAGAGCTCGATCAGCGTCATCTCCTTGAACGCGTCGAGCAGCTCGTCGGTGCTGAGCTTCGCCATGTCTGGCGTCCTTTCTGAAAGGTTTGACTAAGAACGTGGGTGCGCCGCGCGGCCTCAGGCCGCCTCGGCACCTTCCTTCTCGCGCTTGTCCTGCAGGGCGGCCGCCAGACGGGCGGTCTTGGAGAGCGGAGCCTGGAACAGGGCCGCGGCCTTGCTCAGGTTGCCCTTCATCGCGCCGGCCAGCTTGGCCAGCAGCACCTCACGGGACTCCAGGTCGGCGAGCTTCGTGACCTCGGCCGCGGTAATGGCCTTGCCCTCGAAGACGCCGCCCTTGATGACGAGCTTCGGGTTGGCCTTCGCGAAGTCGCGAAGCCCCTTCGCCGCCTCGACGACGTCGCCCGAAACGAAAGTCAGCGCGGTAGGACCGGTGAACAGCTCGTCGAGGCCGGAGATGCCCGCCTCGGTCGCCGCACGCTTGGCCAGCGTGTTCTTCGCGACCGTGTAGGTGGTCTCCTTGCCGAGCGAGCGCCGCAGCTGGGTGAGCTGGGAAACCGTCAGACCACGGTACTCGGTGAGCACCGCGGCACCCGCGTTGCGGAAGTTCTCGGTCAGCTCAGCGACGGCCGTGGCCTTGTCGGCCCGGATCGGCTTGTCCGCCATGTCCCTCCTCTCTCGTTGCTCGAGGCTGGTCACCATCGCAGGCGGGAACCTTCGACGGGGGCGGAGGCATCGCGACAACAGAAAAGCCCCGGCGCAGGGCGCACGGGGCGAGATCGGCGGGATCGCCGTGGTCGGCGGACCACAGGTGAAGCCGGAAGTCGCTTGCCGCCCTGCGCGGGTCGCCCGTCGAAGCGGGACCTTCGACCGTGCCGGAGCACGGTGACCAGCGGTCTCTGGGTGGAACTTCGCGGCAAAGGCTACGCGAGGAGGCCCCGGATCGCCAAATCGCCCCAGGTGGGCCCGGTCACCTCCCCGACGGTCGCCACCGCCGGGTCCCGCGATTCGTTGCCGCCCGCTGCGTTCCCGTCGCTGACCCGCCCGTTCCGGTACGGACGCGCAGGGGCCCCGCCACGGTCCGTGGCGGGGCCCCTGTCACGTCAGCCGTGCTCAGCCCTCGGTGGACTCCTGGAGGTTCTTCACCACGTTCGGGTCGACCGGGACGCCCGGGCCCATGGTGGTGGTCAGGGTGACCTTCTTGAGGTACTTGCCCTTGGCCGCGGACGGCTTGGCCCGCAGCACCTCGTCGAGGACGGCGGCGTAGTTGTCGACCAGCTGGGACTCGGAGAACGAGGCCTTGCCGATGATCAGGTGCAGGTTGGAGTGCTTGTCCACCCGGAAGGCGATCTTGCCGCCCTTGATGTCGGCGACGGCCTTGGTGACGTCCATGGTCACGGTGCCGGTCTTCGGGTTCGGCATGAGACCGCGCGGGCCCAGGATCCGCGCGATCCGGCCGATCTTGGCCATCTGGTCCGGCGTGGCGATCGCCGCGTCGAAGTCGAGCCAACCGCCCTGGATCCGGGCGACCAACTCGTCGGTGCCCACCTCGTCCGCACCCGCGGCGGCGGCCTCCTCGGCCTTCGCACCGGCGGCGAACACGATCACGCGGGCGGTCTTACCGGTGCCGTGCGGCAGGTTGACCGTGCCGCGGACCATCTGGTCCGCCTTGCGGGGGTCGACGCCGAGGCGCATCGCGACCTCGACCGTGGCGTCGAACTTGGCGGTGGTGGTCTCCTTGGCCAGCTTCACGGCCTCGGCGGGGGTGTAGAGCTTGGCCCGGTCGATGACCTCGGCGGCCTTGCGGTAGCTCTTGCTGCGCTGCATTTCTGGTTACTCCTGTGGTCTCTGGCGGGCCGCGGTGCTCGCGCGCCCTCCCACGATCCGTACGGGTCGGTGGTGGCCGAGGTCAGTCGGCGACGGTGAGGCCCATCGACCGGGCGGTGCCGGCGATGATCTTCTCAGCCTGGTCGAGGTCGTTGGCGTTGAGGTCAGCCATCTTCTTCTCGGCGATCTCACGCAGCTGGGCGCGGGTCACGGAGCCCACCTTCTCCTTGTGCGGAACGCCCGAGCCCTTCTGCACACCGGCAGCCTTGATCAGCAGCCGGGCGGCGGGCGGGGTCTTCAGCACGAAGGTGAAGGACCGGTCCTCGTACACGCTGATCTCGGCGGGGACGATGTCGCCCCGCTGGGACTCGGTCTGCGCGTTGTAGGACTTGCAGAACTCCATGATGTTCACGCCGTGCTGGCCGAGCGCGGGGCCGACCGGCGGCGCCGGGGTGGCCTGGCCCGCCGGCAGCTGAAGCGTGAACGTCTTGACGAGCTTCTTCTTCGGAGGCATGTCACTTCCTGGGGCTTGGAACTGGGAATTGTTCGCACCGACCCGCCGTCGGGCGCGCACGGTCAGCGCGGGGTCGACGGCGGCGACGTTCTAGGTTAGCGCAGCCCGCCTCCTGCCCGTGCGCCGAGGTCGCGCGGGCAGGAGGAACGGCGACGCCGGGGCGGGCCGAAGCCCGCCCCGGCGTCGGCGAATCAGATCTTGGTGACCTGGTTGAAGTTCAGCTCCACCGGGGTCTCCCGGCCGAAGATCGACACCAGCACCTTGAGCTTCTGCTGATCGGCGTTGATCTCACTGATCGTGGCCGGCAGCGACGCGAAGGCACCGTCGGTCACCGTGACCGAGTCGCCGACCTCGAAGTCGAGGACCTTGACCTCCGGCCTCGCCTTCTTCTGCTCGGTCTCGACGGCCGGTGCCAGCCACTTGAGCACCTCGTCGAGGCTCAGCGGCGCCGGGCGGTCGACCCGGTCGGTCGCCCCCACGAAGCCGGTGACTCCCGGGGTGTTGCGCACGCAGGAGTAGGACTCGGCGGTCAGCTCCATCCGGACCAGGATGTAGCCCGGGAAGACCTTCGCCTGGACCTGCGAACGCTTACCGTTCTTGACCTCGACCTCTTCCCGGGTCGGCACCTCGACCTGGTAGATGTAGTCCTCCATGTCGAGGGACGTGATCCGGGTCTCGAGGTTGGTCTTGACCTTGTTCTCGTAGCCGGCGTACGAGTGCACCACGTACCAGTCGCCCGGCGCGTAACGCAGCTTCTGGCGCAGCTCCGCGACCGGGTCGAAATCCTCGTCCGGCGCGGGCTCGGTGGCGGGGAACTCCGGCTCGCTGGCGGCCTCGATCGACTCGTCACCAGCCGCCGTCGCCACCGTGGACTGCTCGTCCGTGGTCTCGGCGGTCTCGTCGTACTCAGGCACGCTCGCTCACTTCCGTAACTATCGGCACAGTCAGCCGGTCAGCTGGGGTTGCCGAAGACCCACAGCACGCCCTTGGCGAAGGCGTAGTCGAGCCCGGCGACGATCGTCAGCATCACCGCGACGAACACGATCACCACGGCCGTGTAGGTCAGCAGCTCCTTGCGGGTCGGCCAGATGACCTTACGCAACTCGGCCACGACCTCGCGGACGAAACGCGCGATACGGCCGAACGGGCCGACCTTGTCGGTCTCCGACCGGGTCTTGGGACGGCTGTCGGCGGAGTCCGCCCTGGCGCGCGAACGGGTCGCGGTGCCACCGCCGCGAGTGACCGGCTCGTCGTCCGCCTCGGTGGCGTCGTCGGCCACGTCGTCGACGGTCTCGTCGTGCAGACGGTCGTCGCCGGGGTCCTCGCCGCGCCGCTTGTTGTCGGCCACTTCGCCCTCCGTCGCGGGATGTCGGGGCCGCACGCCGTCGGGCGTGCGGTCGGCGCCTGCTGAACGCCGGCCGGCCCAACCGTCCCGCGACGGGCCGCGGCCGGCGGATCGACAGAAAGGCCCGATGCCTCGGAACCTCCCCGCCGATGCCACCACCACGGGCCGGGCGCCGCCTGGCGGCGGCGCGACCCACGGGAACGGTCAGGCCTGAGGCGCAGGGGTGACAGGACTTGAACCTGCAGCCTGCGGTTTTGGAGACCGCTGCTCTGCCAATTGAGCTACACCCCTGTGCGGCACGCTCGCCCCACCGGCCACGACGGACCAGGCAGGGGTCACTTGCCCCACGGCGGACCAGTGTACGGGTACCGGCACGACTTTCCCAAGCGGTCTACCCAACCGGGCGGTTGTGCCTGGTCAGCGTGGCGTCCGGACCGTCACGCGGGCCTGCGAGAGGACCTTCTCCCCCTGGCAGGTGGCGGTGATGTCGAGGCGGGTCAGACCGTCCTCGGTCACCTCACGCACCACGGCCGACACCTCGACCTCCGTACCGTGGTCGTCGTCGGGCACCACCACCGGACGGGCGAACCGGACGTTGAAGTCGACCACCCCGTCGGCGGCACCGGCCCAGCCGGTCACCGCCCGCCCGACCAGCGCCATCGTGAACATGCCGTGGGCGATGACCCCGGGCAGCCCCACCTTGGTGGCGAACCGGTCGCTCCAGTGGATGGGGTTGAAGTCGCCCGAGGCACCGGCGTAGCGGACCAGGTCCGCGCGGGTCACCCGGAACGTCTGGGTGGGCAGTTCCATCTCAGGCCTCCCCGCGTACGACGATCTTGGACCAGACGGCGACGACCGGCTCCCCGGCGACGGTGCTGACGTCCGTCCGGGTGGTCAGGAAGTCGTGGCCGCCGCGGGAGCGGACGTCCTCGACGGTGTTGACACAGACCAGCTCGTCGCCCGCCACCACCGGCCGGGTGTACGCGAACCGCTGGTCACCATGGACGACGCGGCTGTAGTCGACCCCGAGCTCGGGGTCGTCGACGATCTGCCGGGTCGCGGCCATGGTCATCACCACGGGGAAGGTCGGCGGGGCGACCACGTCCGGGTGACCGAGCGCGCGGGCGGCTGCCGGGTCGTGGTGGGCGGGGTCCGTCGCGCCGATCGCGCTGGCGAACTCACGGATCTTCTCTCGGCCCACCTGATAGGGGGCGGTCGGCGGGTACGTCCGGCCGACGAAGGACGGGTCCAGAGGCATGACGCGAAACTACACGTACCACGCGACAACCGGCCCGTACGGTCGGCGGCGGCTCGGGGCCGCGCCTGTCGTACGGACCGGCGGTCGGATGGTATGCGGTGGCGGGCCGGCAGAGCCGGCCGACGCTCAGCGGGTCTCGCGGTGGACCGTGTGCTTGCCGTCCCGCGGGCAGAACTTCTTCAGCTCGATGCGGTCCGGGTCGTTACGGCGGTTCTTGCGCGTGATGTAGTTGCGCTCCTTGCACTCCACACACGCCAAAGTGATCTTCGGCCGAACATCGGTCGCCTTCGCCACGGCGGAGTGCCTTCCTCGCTAACGGTTACAACGACGGCGCATCAGACTACGCGCTGACGACGCAGACATGCAAAGTGGGCGCCCTTTGTGGCGCCCATCTCTCGACCACCAGGGCCAGGCCCGGAGGACGACAGTAGCGGTGGCCGGACTTGAACCGGCGACACAGCGATTATGAGCCGCTTGCTCTGCCATCTGAGCTACAC
Protein-coding regions in this window:
- the rpmG gene encoding 50S ribosomal protein L33, whose product is MAKATDVRPKITLACVECKERNYITRKNRRNDPDRIELKKFCPRDGKHTVHRETR
- the nusG gene encoding transcription termination/antitermination protein NusG encodes the protein MPEYDETAETTDEQSTVATAAGDESIEAASEPEFPATEPAPDEDFDPVAELRQKLRYAPGDWYVVHSYAGYENKVKTNLETRITSLDMEDYIYQVEVPTREEVEVKNGKRSQVQAKVFPGYILVRMELTAESYSCVRNTPGVTGFVGATDRVDRPAPLSLDEVLKWLAPAVETEQKKARPEVKVLDFEVGDSVTVTDGAFASLPATISEINADQQKLKVLVSIFGRETPVELNFNQVTKI
- the secE gene encoding preprotein translocase subunit SecE gives rise to the protein MADNKRRGEDPGDDRLHDETVDDVADDATEADDEPVTRGGGTATRSRARADSADSRPKTRSETDKVGPFGRIARFVREVVAELRKVIWPTRKELLTYTAVVIVFVAVMLTIVAGLDYAFAKGVLWVFGNPS
- a CDS encoding DNA-directed RNA polymerase subunit beta yields the protein MAASRPAKTSRTSSAFAPRRVSFGRITEHLEVPNLLAIQNESFDWLVGNEAWQGRSADDPHARSGLAEILDEISPIEDFSGTMSLSFSAPRFDEVKASIEECKEKDLTYCAPLFVTAEFTNNTTGEIKSQTVFMGDFPMMTPKGTFIINGTERVVTSQLVRSSGVYFDKQPDKTSDRDISSVKVIPSRGAWLEFDIDKRDTVGVRIDRKRRQAVTVVLKAIGWSAERIREKFGWSELMMTTLEKDHIASQDEALLDIYRKLRPGEPPTRENAQTLLDNLFFNPKRYDVARVGRYKFNKKLGLNLPITTGTLTEDDIVATVEYLCRLHAGEEGYEADDIDHFGNRRIRTVGELIQNQVRVGLSRMERVVRERMTTQDVEAITPQTLINIRPVVAAIKEFFGTSQLSQFMDQTNPLAGLTHRRRLNALGPGGLSRERAGFEVRDVHPSHYGRMCPIETPEGPNIGLIGNLSTFARVNPFGFIETPYRKVVDGRVTDQVDYLTADDEDRFVKAQANAPLTADGSFAEERVLCRRKGGETEDVPPAAVDYMDISPRQMVSVGTAMIPFLEHDDANRALMGANMQRQAVPLVKAEAPLVGTGMEYRAAVDAGDVVVAEAGGVIEDLCADYVTIHQDDGHRRTYLLHKFRRSNSGSCVNQKPVVFEGDRVEAGQVIADGPCTDEGEMALGRNLLVAFMCWEGHNYEDAIILSQRLVQQDVLTSIHIEEHEVDARDTKLGPEEITRDIPNVSEEMLADLDERGIIRIGAEVVPGDILVGKVTPKGETELTPEERLLRAIFGEKAREVRDTSLKVPHGETGTVIGVRTFSREDGDELPPGVNELVRVYVAQKRKIQDGDKLAGRHGNKGVISKILPVEDMPFLEDGTPVDIVLNPLGVPGRMNLGQVLETHLGWVAKTGWSVDGDDAEWKRQLRSIDAHEAAPDTNVATPVFDGAREEEISGLLSSTLPNRDGKQLIGSSGKAQLFDGRSGEPLPDPIAVGYLYILKLNHLVDDKIHARSTGPYSMITQQPLGGKAQFGGQRFGEMECWAMQAYGAAYALQELLTIKSDDVLGRVKVYEAIVKGENIPEPGIPESFKVLLKELQSLCLNVEVLSSDGVALEMRETDDEVFRAAEELGIDLSRREPSSVEEV
- the rplL gene encoding 50S ribosomal protein L7/L12, whose amino-acid sequence is MAKLSTDELLDAFKEMTLIELSEFVKQFEETFEVTAAAPAAMMMAGPAGGGAAAEAEPEKDEFDVILDADGGKKIQVIKVVRELTGLGLKEAKDAVESAPKAILEKVNKETAEKAKAKLEGEGAKVTLK
- the rplJ gene encoding 50S ribosomal protein L10, whose amino-acid sequence is MADKPIRADKATAVAELTENFRNAGAAVLTEYRGLTVSQLTQLRRSLGKETTYTVAKNTLAKRAATEAGISGLDELFTGPTALTFVSGDVVEAAKGLRDFAKANPKLVIKGGVFEGKAITAAEVTKLADLESREVLLAKLAGAMKGNLSKAAALFQAPLSKTARLAAALQDKREKEGAEAA
- the rplA gene encoding 50S ribosomal protein L1, encoding MQRSKSYRKAAEVIDRAKLYTPAEAVKLAKETTTAKFDATVEVAMRLGVDPRKADQMVRGTVNLPHGTGKTARVIVFAAGAKAEEAAAAGADEVGTDELVARIQGGWLDFDAAIATPDQMAKIGRIARILGPRGLMPNPKTGTVTMDVTKAVADIKGGKIAFRVDKHSNLHLIIGKASFSESQLVDNYAAVLDEVLRAKPSAAKGKYLKKVTLTTTMGPGVPVDPNVVKNLQESTEG
- a CDS encoding MaoC family dehydratase N-terminal domain-containing protein codes for the protein MPLDPSFVGRTYPPTAPYQVGREKIREFASAIGATDPAHHDPAAARALGHPDVVAPPTFPVVMTMAATRQIVDDPELGVDYSRVVHGDQRFAYTRPVVAGDELVCVNTVEDVRSRGGHDFLTTRTDVSTVAGEPVVAVWSKIVVRGEA
- a CDS encoding MaoC family dehydratase, producing MELPTQTFRVTRADLVRYAGASGDFNPIHWSDRFATKVGLPGVIAHGMFTMALVGRAVTGWAGAADGVVDFNVRFARPVVVPDDDHGTEVEVSAVVREVTEDGLTRLDITATCQGEKVLSQARVTVRTPR
- the rplK gene encoding 50S ribosomal protein L11, giving the protein MPPKKKLVKTFTLQLPAGQATPAPPVGPALGQHGVNIMEFCKSYNAQTESQRGDIVPAEISVYEDRSFTFVLKTPPAARLLIKAAGVQKGSGVPHKEKVGSVTRAQLREIAEKKMADLNANDLDQAEKIIAGTARSMGLTVAD